A single genomic interval of Novosphingobium ginsenosidimutans harbors:
- a CDS encoding hemerythrin domain-containing protein gives MAEIEFTDAIAMLKADHRKVEDLFAKFESARGESRMQSLATQICNELKVHTMLEEEIFYPALKGKIEDDLLNEAYVEHDGAKVLINDILGAAPDEFFEAKIKVLSEEIEHHVKEEEESRVGMFAQARSADVDLVALRDAMLARKAELMPQAEANELPEAETRTIHE, from the coding sequence GTGGCCGAAATTGAATTCACCGACGCCATTGCCATGCTGAAGGCCGATCATCGCAAGGTCGAAGACCTGTTTGCCAAGTTTGAGAGTGCCCGGGGTGAGAGCCGCATGCAGTCGCTTGCCACGCAGATCTGCAACGAACTCAAGGTTCATACGATGCTTGAGGAAGAGATCTTTTACCCGGCGCTCAAGGGCAAGATCGAAGACGACCTTTTGAACGAAGCCTACGTCGAGCACGACGGTGCGAAGGTGCTGATCAACGATATCTTGGGCGCTGCGCCGGACGAGTTCTTTGAAGCCAAGATCAAGGTCCTGTCGGAAGAGATAGAGCATCACGTCAAGGAAGAGGAAGAATCCCGCGTTGGCATGTTCGCTCAGGCGCGCAGTGCCGATGTCGACCTTGTGGCCCTGCGCGATGCGATGTTGGCCCGCAAGGCCGAACTGATGCCGCAGGCGGAAGCCAACGAACTGCCCGAGGCCGAAACCCGGACAATTCACGAATAG
- the recG gene encoding ATP-dependent DNA helicase RecG, translated as MRPERLNPLFVAADSLKGVGPGLARPLEKLGLTRVKDFAYHLPDRFVERRAVANLDEASVGENIVIALTPIEHRSSSGRGPFRVLAQDAIGNVCAISYFGRASYSAKKLLPVGEPRWVAGRLEQYGQMLQMVHPDHVEADSAGLLGQLVEPVYPLSEGLTQGRLGTLIEQALAAMPELPEWIEPGLLAKMQWPTWRDALALGHRGLHAAARDRLAYDELLANSLALMLVRQSNRKQSGTPLNGDGSRRARLNLPFPLTGAQKRAIAEIEGDMAQSAPMLRLLQGDVGSGKTVVALSAMLIAVEGGAQAALLAPTEILARQHHETLKRLAAGTGVEIALLTGRDKGRAREAILMGLLDGSIDMVVGTHAIFQDAVTYKNLALVVIDEQHRFGVGQRLMLAQKGRRTPHCLAMTATPIPRTLTLAQYGEMDVSKLDEMPPGRQPIDTRVVAVERQEDVIAAIGRHLESGQQAYWVCPMVREQENEDLAAAEARHAELQMRFGDAVVLVHGQLRPEIKDAAMERFARGEAKLLVATTVIEVGVDVPNATLMVIEQAERFGLAQLHQLRGRVGRGSGKSTCLLLRGASLSETARQRLALMRETQDGFRLAEEDLQLRGGGELLGTRQSGDTPFRVASLEQIQKLLPLAHDDARLLMERDGGLTGERGEAARLLLYLFERDWGVQLLRGG; from the coding sequence ATGCGACCCGAACGGCTCAACCCCCTGTTTGTGGCAGCTGACAGCCTGAAAGGCGTCGGCCCGGGGCTGGCGCGCCCGCTTGAGAAGCTGGGGCTGACCCGGGTCAAGGACTTTGCCTATCACCTCCCGGATCGCTTTGTGGAACGCCGGGCGGTGGCCAATCTGGATGAGGCATCGGTTGGCGAGAACATCGTCATTGCGCTGACACCGATCGAACATCGCAGCTCAAGTGGACGGGGGCCGTTTCGAGTGCTGGCCCAGGATGCGATCGGCAATGTGTGTGCGATCAGCTATTTTGGGCGGGCGTCCTATTCCGCCAAGAAATTGCTGCCGGTGGGTGAGCCGCGCTGGGTGGCAGGACGGCTAGAGCAGTACGGCCAGATGCTCCAGATGGTACACCCCGATCACGTCGAGGCCGACAGCGCCGGACTGCTTGGGCAGCTCGTCGAGCCGGTCTATCCACTCTCCGAAGGACTGACCCAAGGTCGCCTTGGCACGCTGATCGAGCAGGCGCTGGCGGCGATGCCAGAATTGCCGGAATGGATCGAGCCCGGTCTGCTTGCCAAGATGCAATGGCCGACCTGGCGGGACGCGCTGGCGCTGGGCCACCGCGGCCTGCACGCCGCCGCACGGGACCGCCTCGCTTATGACGAACTGCTCGCCAACAGCCTGGCGCTGATGCTGGTGCGTCAGTCCAACCGCAAGCAGAGCGGAACCCCGCTGAACGGCGATGGCTCGCGGCGCGCCCGCCTCAATCTGCCGTTCCCGCTTACTGGCGCTCAGAAGCGCGCGATTGCCGAGATTGAGGGCGACATGGCGCAGTCTGCGCCGATGCTGCGCCTGCTTCAGGGCGATGTCGGCTCGGGCAAGACGGTGGTGGCATTGTCGGCCATGCTGATTGCGGTCGAGGGCGGGGCCCAGGCAGCCCTGCTGGCTCCGACTGAGATTCTTGCCCGCCAGCACCACGAAACGCTCAAGCGGTTGGCCGCAGGCACTGGCGTGGAAATCGCCCTGCTGACGGGGCGTGACAAGGGCCGGGCGCGCGAAGCGATTCTGATGGGGCTGCTCGACGGCTCGATCGACATGGTCGTTGGCACCCATGCGATCTTTCAGGATGCCGTGACTTACAAGAACCTGGCCCTGGTGGTGATCGACGAGCAGCACCGCTTTGGCGTGGGCCAGCGGCTTATGCTGGCGCAGAAGGGGCGCCGCACGCCGCATTGCCTGGCCATGACCGCCACGCCGATCCCGCGCACGCTGACTCTGGCGCAATATGGCGAGATGGACGTCAGCAAGCTGGATGAGATGCCGCCCGGCCGCCAGCCGATCGATACGCGCGTCGTCGCGGTCGAGCGGCAGGAGGACGTGATTGCAGCGATTGGCCGCCATCTGGAAAGCGGGCAGCAGGCCTATTGGGTCTGCCCGATGGTGCGCGAGCAGGAGAACGAAGACCTTGCCGCAGCCGAGGCGCGCCATGCGGAATTGCAGATGCGCTTCGGCGATGCCGTCGTGCTGGTCCACGGCCAGCTTCGGCCAGAGATCAAGGACGCGGCGATGGAGCGCTTTGCCCGCGGCGAAGCGAAGCTCCTGGTGGCCACGACCGTGATCGAGGTCGGCGTTGACGTGCCCAACGCCACGCTGATGGTAATCGAGCAGGCGGAGCGATTTGGCCTGGCTCAACTCCACCAGCTGCGCGGCCGGGTCGGGCGTGGGAGCGGCAAGAGCACCTGTCTGTTGCTTCGGGGGGCGAGCTTGTCGGAGACTGCCCGGCAGCGGCTGGCCTTGATGCGCGAGACGCAGGATGGTTTCCGACTCGCAGAGGAAGATCTGCAACTGCGTGGGGGCGGGGAACTGCTTGGCACGCGTCAATCCGGCGATACGCCGTTCCGTGTTGCCAGTCTTGAGCAAATCCAGAAACTTCTGCCGCTGGCCCACGACGATGCCCGCCTGCTGATGGAGCGCGATGGCGGCCTGACGGGCGAGCGGGGCGAGGCCGCACGGCTGCTGCTTTATCTGTTCGAGCGCGATTGGGGCGTCCAGCTGCTTCGTGGGGGCTAG
- a CDS encoding DUF3429 domain-containing protein → MTTLPRAARQLGYAGLLPQALCAVYVIDGGKWQWTAQAIAFGYAALIFSFLGGVWWGIGLIREDAPRWIFGCAVMPSLLALAAYAPWIIGWEWPGPSLIAVGVLLTLSPLVDGLIGGMPWNWLSLRLQLSIGLGGLTTLIGIFALLG, encoded by the coding sequence ATGACTACCTTGCCCCGCGCCGCCCGTCAGCTGGGCTATGCCGGCTTATTGCCCCAGGCTCTCTGCGCTGTTTATGTGATCGATGGCGGCAAATGGCAGTGGACGGCCCAGGCGATCGCCTTTGGCTATGCTGCGCTGATTTTCAGTTTCCTGGGCGGGGTCTGGTGGGGCATCGGCCTGATCCGTGAGGATGCACCGCGCTGGATATTCGGATGTGCGGTCATGCCCAGCCTGCTTGCCTTGGCCGCTTATGCACCGTGGATCATCGGCTGGGAATGGCCAGGCCCCTCGCTGATCGCGGTCGGAGTGTTGCTGACCCTGTCGCCGCTGGTTGACGGGCTGATTGGCGGTATGCCGTGGAATTGGCTGTCATTGCGCCTGCAGCTGTCAATTGGGCTTGGCGGCCTTACCACCCTTATCGGGATATTCGCGTTATTAGGATGA
- a CDS encoding thymidylate synthase, with the protein MATAPNLSAASRQPHWEWQYLDLMRQIWEHGDERVDRTGVGTRSVFGTQIRFDLAGGAMPLVTTKRIYWKTAAREFLWFLTGETNIRPLVLQGVKIWNEWPHANYVKATGDAISVEVFAERIAEDTDFAAQWGDLGPVYGKQWVDWPVYVPVGGGLYKRDTGINQVARVVDSLRHNPGSRRHIVEGWNVAELDQMSLPPCHKTYQFHVGNGRLNCALYQRSCDVALGLPFNLFGAALFTRMLAQQCDLEPGELVWMGGDTHLYLNHAELVEAQLARVPAGQPVMSIARRPDSIFGYTIDDFAVLDYAPQAHISAPVAV; encoded by the coding sequence ATGGCCACAGCCCCGAATCTCTCCGCCGCCTCCCGCCAGCCGCACTGGGAATGGCAATATCTCGATCTGATGCGCCAGATCTGGGAGCATGGGGACGAGCGGGTCGACCGGACGGGCGTTGGCACGCGCTCAGTCTTCGGAACGCAGATACGCTTTGACCTGGCGGGCGGCGCAATGCCGCTGGTCACGACCAAGCGGATCTACTGGAAGACTGCCGCGCGTGAGTTTCTGTGGTTCCTGACCGGTGAAACCAACATTCGCCCACTGGTGCTTCAGGGTGTGAAGATCTGGAATGAGTGGCCACACGCCAATTACGTGAAGGCCACTGGCGATGCGATTTCGGTTGAGGTTTTTGCCGAACGGATCGCTGAAGATACCGACTTTGCAGCGCAATGGGGCGATCTGGGGCCGGTCTATGGCAAGCAGTGGGTCGACTGGCCGGTCTATGTTCCAGTCGGCGGGGGCTTGTACAAACGCGACACGGGTATCAACCAGGTGGCTCGGGTGGTGGATAGCCTGCGCCACAATCCGGGCAGCCGCCGCCACATCGTCGAAGGCTGGAACGTGGCCGAGCTTGACCAGATGTCGTTGCCGCCATGCCACAAGACGTACCAGTTCCATGTCGGGAACGGCCGGCTGAATTGCGCGCTCTACCAGCGCAGCTGCGATGTTGCGCTGGGGCTGCCGTTCAACCTGTTTGGCGCCGCTCTATTCACGCGGATGCTGGCACAGCAGTGTGATCTTGAGCCGGGCGAGCTGGTGTGGATGGGCGGCGATACGCACCTTTACCTGAACCATGCCGAGCTGGTGGAGGCGCAGTTGGCGCGGGTTCCGGCAGGCCAGCCGGTCATGTCGATTGCGCGCCGACCTGATTCGATCTTTGGCTATACCATCGATGATTTCGCGGTCCTCGACTACGCACCGCAGGCGCACATTTCCGCGCCCGTGGCGGTCTAG
- a CDS encoding 3-methyl-2-oxobutanoate dehydrogenase (2-methylpropanoyl-transferring) subunit alpha, with amino-acid sequence MATGPDPAKTARGNLPPLSLHVPEPNFRPGDPVDYSFLDIPPPGLLPRPDETCPATETTPLCSGMVRVLGNDHRAVGPWDPKLDPETLRRMLRAMALTRAFDDRMYRGQRQGKTSFYMKCTGEEATSVASTFALAADDMVFPSYRQQGILIARGYPLTEMINQIYSNKADKLKGRQLPIMYSCREHNFFTISGNLATQYPQAVGWAMASAIKGDSRIATAWVGEGSSAEGDFHAAMTFAAVYNAPVVLNVVNNQWAISSFSGFAGAERSTFANRAVGYGIAGIRVDGNDALAVYAATRWAANRARANGGPTLIEHFTYRAEGHSTSDDPSAYRSAHEREEWPLGDPIMRLKRHLIELGEWSLEQQEAMDAELVDLVKAATKEAEKNGILGHGLHHPFHTMFEDVYKELPWHLEEQAEQAIRERQTKWPEWKPE; translated from the coding sequence ATGGCCACCGGACCTGATCCTGCAAAGACCGCGCGCGGCAATCTGCCGCCGTTGTCGCTGCACGTGCCTGAGCCGAATTTCCGGCCCGGAGACCCGGTCGACTATTCGTTCCTCGACATCCCGCCTCCCGGCCTGCTGCCGCGCCCGGATGAGACTTGCCCGGCAACGGAAACGACGCCGCTCTGCTCCGGCATGGTTCGCGTGCTGGGTAACGATCACCGGGCTGTGGGCCCGTGGGATCCCAAGCTCGATCCCGAAACGTTGCGGCGGATGTTGCGCGCGATGGCGCTGACCCGCGCCTTCGATGACCGGATGTATCGCGGCCAGCGGCAGGGCAAGACCAGCTTCTACATGAAGTGCACCGGGGAAGAGGCCACTTCGGTCGCCTCAACCTTTGCCCTCGCGGCGGATGACATGGTGTTTCCGTCCTATCGCCAGCAGGGCATCCTGATTGCGCGCGGCTATCCGCTGACCGAGATGATCAACCAGATCTACTCGAACAAGGCGGACAAGCTGAAGGGCCGGCAGCTGCCAATCATGTACTCATGCCGCGAGCACAACTTCTTCACGATCAGCGGCAACCTGGCGACGCAGTATCCGCAGGCGGTGGGCTGGGCCATGGCCTCTGCGATCAAGGGTGACAGCCGGATTGCGACTGCCTGGGTCGGCGAGGGTTCCAGTGCCGAGGGTGATTTCCACGCCGCGATGACCTTTGCCGCTGTCTACAACGCCCCGGTCGTGCTCAACGTGGTCAACAACCAGTGGGCGATTTCCAGCTTTTCGGGCTTTGCCGGGGCGGAGCGCAGCACCTTTGCCAACCGCGCAGTCGGCTATGGCATCGCCGGCATCCGGGTCGATGGCAACGATGCCCTGGCCGTCTATGCCGCAACGCGCTGGGCCGCCAACCGCGCTCGTGCCAATGGCGGGCCAACGCTGATCGAGCACTTCACTTACCGCGCCGAAGGTCACTCGACCTCGGACGATCCCAGCGCCTACCGCTCGGCCCACGAGCGCGAGGAATGGCCGCTTGGCGATCCGATCATGCGGCTGAAGCGCCACTTGATCGAACTGGGTGAATGGTCGCTGGAACAGCAGGAAGCGATGGACGCCGAGCTGGTCGATCTGGTCAAGGCCGCGACCAAGGAGGCCGAGAAGAACGGCATCCTGGGCCACGGCCTGCACCACCCGTTCCACACCATGTTCGAGGACGTCTACAAGGAGCTGCCCTGGCACCTTGAGGAACAGGCCGAGCAGGCAATCCGCGAACGCCAGACCAAGTGGCCCGAATGGAAGCCGGAATGA